Proteins encoded by one window of Lactobacillus paragasseri:
- a CDS encoding DNA/RNA non-specific endonuclease — protein sequence MAKRRKYRKKQKNTVASWIIAIVIIIWGGWFKLQSSNHTSNQSQEPSSSQQVVNKATTANTNYGGLSSDDYQKLANLDFKSGDKAYVYVNNNKSTLIKNAWKVNKVIYSNLDNLNRTSHSNTAFLEPRNVANDSLRVRQFINPTAWHSNRENGTQIYNRGHLIAYSISAGIDQDGNYNPNNQSGDQNNPKNLFTQTAFSNQKIQTIFEGKVRNSLKQGNKIIFQATPIFRGNELMARGINLQAISLNNNLNFNVYLFNVQPDYVFDYNNGRAKIDRNMVVNQ from the coding sequence ATGGCAAAGAGAAGAAAATATAGAAAAAAGCAAAAAAATACAGTAGCAAGCTGGATTATAGCAATTGTAATTATTATTTGGGGTGGTTGGTTTAAGCTTCAATCTTCTAACCACACATCAAATCAAAGTCAAGAACCAAGTAGTTCTCAGCAAGTAGTAAATAAGGCTACAACAGCTAATACTAATTATGGCGGATTATCTAGTGATGATTATCAAAAACTAGCCAATTTGGATTTTAAAAGTGGCGACAAGGCTTATGTCTATGTAAATAATAATAAGTCCACGTTAATTAAAAATGCCTGGAAAGTTAACAAGGTAATCTATTCTAATTTAGATAATTTAAATCGTACTTCTCATTCAAATACTGCTTTTCTCGAACCAAGAAATGTGGCTAATGATTCTTTAAGAGTAAGACAGTTTATTAATCCTACGGCATGGCATTCTAATCGAGAAAATGGCACGCAAATCTATAATCGTGGTCATTTGATTGCTTATTCGATTTCGGCAGGAATTGATCAGGATGGTAACTATAATCCTAATAATCAGTCAGGTGATCAAAATAATCCGAAAAATTTATTTACGCAAACTGCATTTTCTAATCAAAAAATCCAGACTATTTTTGAGGGAAAAGTTCGAAATTCTTTAAAACAAGGAAATAAAATTATTTTTCAAGCAACACCAATTTTTAGGGGAAATGAATTAATGGCGCGTGGTATTAATTTACAGGCAATAAGCTTGAACAATAATTTGAACTTTAATGTTTATCTTTTTAACGTGCAGCCTGATTATGTGTTTGATTATAATAATGGTAGGGCTAAAATAGATCGTAATAT